A genomic region of Mesorhizobium sp. NZP2077 contains the following coding sequences:
- a CDS encoding cupin domain-containing protein, with the protein MEASTQSVLRIGELELRFLVSDKGATVFEFVVPSRARVPAPHYHQEADETLYGLEGILTITVNDRKQELGVGDAVFIPRGSVHHHENLHDGVSRTLAVLTPGSIGRRYFDEIAEVINVPGKPDLAKANEVMLRHGLVPA; encoded by the coding sequence ATGGAAGCGAGTACACAGAGCGTCCTGAGGATCGGTGAGCTGGAGTTGCGCTTCCTGGTCTCAGACAAGGGTGCAACCGTGTTTGAATTCGTTGTCCCATCCCGCGCCCGCGTACCCGCGCCACACTACCATCAGGAGGCGGACGAAACGCTGTATGGGCTGGAAGGCATTTTGACGATCACCGTTAATGACCGAAAGCAGGAACTCGGCGTGGGAGATGCCGTCTTCATTCCGCGCGGAAGTGTCCACCACCACGAGAATCTGCACGACGGCGTCTCGCGGACTTTGGCCGTTCTGACGCCGGGGTCCATCGGGCGCCGCTACTTCGATGAGATTGCCGAGGTCATCAATGTCCCCGGCAAGCCCGACCTGGCCAAGGCGAACGAGGTCATGCTGCGCCACGGGCTCGTGCCCGCGTAG
- the ilvC gene encoding ketol-acid reductoisomerase, producing the protein MRVYYDRDADLNLIKGKKVAIIGYGSQGRAHALNLKDSGAKEIAIGLKAGSATAKKVEADGLKVMSVADAAKWADLVMMATPDELQADIYKNEIAPNIRDGAAIAFAHGLNVHFGLIEPKSTVDVVMIAPKGPGHTVRGEYQKGGGVPCLVAVNQDASGNALDLALSYACGVGGGRSGIIETNFREECETDLFGEQVVLCGGLVELIRAGFETLVEAGYAPEMAYFECLHEVKLIVDLIYEGGIANMNYSISNTAEWGEYVSGPRIITAETKAEMKRVLKDIQTGKFTSEWMQEYRSGLSRFKGIRRMNDSHQIEEVGAKLRAMMPWISKNKLVDKAKN; encoded by the coding sequence ATGCGCGTCTATTACGATCGTGATGCCGATCTTAACCTGATCAAGGGCAAGAAGGTCGCCATCATCGGCTATGGCAGCCAGGGCAGGGCGCATGCGCTCAACCTCAAGGATTCCGGCGCCAAGGAGATCGCCATCGGCCTCAAGGCCGGCTCGGCGACCGCCAAGAAGGTCGAGGCCGACGGGCTCAAGGTGATGAGCGTGGCCGACGCCGCCAAATGGGCCGACCTGGTGATGATGGCGACGCCCGACGAACTGCAGGCCGACATCTACAAGAACGAAATCGCGCCGAACATCCGCGACGGTGCGGCGATCGCCTTCGCGCACGGCCTCAACGTGCATTTCGGCCTGATCGAGCCGAAGTCGACCGTCGATGTCGTCATGATCGCGCCGAAGGGCCCGGGTCACACCGTGCGCGGCGAATACCAGAAGGGCGGCGGCGTGCCGTGCCTGGTCGCCGTCAACCAGGACGCTTCGGGCAATGCGCTTGATCTCGCGCTGTCCTACGCCTGCGGCGTCGGCGGCGGCCGTTCGGGCATCATCGAGACCAATTTCCGCGAGGAATGCGAGACCGATCTGTTCGGCGAGCAAGTCGTGCTCTGCGGCGGCCTGGTCGAACTGATCCGCGCTGGCTTCGAGACGCTGGTGGAAGCCGGCTACGCGCCCGAGATGGCCTATTTCGAGTGCCTGCACGAGGTCAAGCTGATCGTCGACCTGATCTATGAAGGCGGCATCGCCAACATGAACTACTCGATCTCGAACACCGCCGAATGGGGCGAGTATGTCTCGGGCCCGCGCATCATCACCGCCGAGACCAAGGCCGAGATGAAGCGCGTGCTGAAGGACATCCAGACCGGAAAATTCACCTCGGAATGGATGCAGGAATACCGCTCCGGCCTGTCGCGCTTCAAGGGCATCCGCCGCATGAACGACAGCCACCAGATCGAGGAAGTCGGCGCCAAGCTGCGCGCGATGATGCCGTGGATTTCGAAGAACAAGCTGGTCGACAAGGCCAAGAACTAA